A genome region from Gloeocapsopsis sp. IPPAS B-1203 includes the following:
- a CDS encoding STAS domain-containing protein codes for MKIEGKSYSVLYDVSTATVIFQGSLRLSGAEEYAPIEQILNSVTDQDPSIIILNLQKLEFLNSSGISMLSKFVINVRKKKNSQMIVIGSQEIPWQGKSLKNLQRLMPSLKLEII; via the coding sequence ATGAAAATAGAAGGTAAAAGTTATAGTGTTCTCTATGATGTCTCTACTGCTACAGTGATATTTCAAGGTTCACTTCGTCTCAGTGGAGCAGAAGAATATGCTCCGATTGAGCAGATCCTTAATAGTGTAACAGATCAAGATCCATCTATCATAATCTTAAACTTGCAGAAATTGGAGTTTCTTAACAGTTCAGGTATTAGTATGTTATCAAAATTTGTAATTAATGTCCGCAAGAAAAAAAATAGTCAGATGATCGTCATTGGTTCTCAAGAAATTCCCTGGCAAGGAAAGTCATTAAAAAACTTACAACGGCTCATGCCCTCTCTTAAGCTAGAAATTATTTAA
- a CDS encoding DUF6272 family protein, producing MFQIIGDFITCLPLNQEYLIVGFSPSSTSLQQRWRNNGISADFLANYLTTFFPGNDDSSIIAQKQTELKSAVSYIANELLENSMKFSYENSAPISIQLHLHSDRIIFVISNSISYQQFEVFQSYINILQTSDLDDLYIRQLEKSTDKEPSCSGLGLLTILNDYTTKLGWKFEEGQDNSHQVIVTTMVQLIV from the coding sequence ATGTTTCAAATAATTGGAGATTTTATAACCTGTCTGCCTCTTAATCAAGAATATTTAATTGTTGGCTTTTCACCCAGTTCTACTTCACTCCAGCAGAGATGGCGGAATAATGGAATTTCGGCTGATTTTCTTGCCAATTACCTAACTACGTTTTTTCCAGGCAATGATGATAGTTCAATTATAGCCCAGAAGCAAACTGAGCTAAAAAGTGCTGTTAGCTATATTGCTAACGAGTTATTAGAAAATTCCATGAAGTTTAGTTATGAAAATTCTGCTCCTATCAGTATTCAATTACATCTGCATAGTGACAGAATTATTTTTGTCATTTCTAATAGTATCAGTTATCAACAATTTGAAGTTTTCCAATCATATATAAACATATTACAAACCTCTGATTTAGATGATTTGTATATTCGTCAACTAGAAAAAAGTACAGACAAAGAACCTAGTTGCTCTGGATTGGGTTTACTAACGATCCTTAACGACTATACAACCAAGCTAGGTTGGAAATTTGAGGAAGGTCAAGATAACTCACATCAGGTAATTGTCACCACTATGGTGCAGTTGATAGTATAA
- a CDS encoding response regulator encodes MTKILIVEDNDMNRDMLSRRLTRKGYDIVFAVDGAQGLSMTSSENPDIILMDMSLPVIDGWEATRQLKVNPQTQNIPVIALTAHAMSGDREKALTAGCDEYDTKPIELPRLLEKIEVLLRKANQ; translated from the coding sequence ATGACCAAAATTCTGATAGTCGAAGACAATGACATGAATCGAGATATGCTTTCTCGGCGGTTAACTCGTAAAGGTTACGATATCGTATTTGCTGTTGATGGTGCTCAAGGCTTATCAATGACTTCTTCAGAAAATCCTGACATCATCTTGATGGATATGAGTTTACCAGTCATTGACGGCTGGGAGGCAACTCGACAACTAAAAGTGAATCCTCAAACTCAAAATATTCCAGTCATTGCTTTGACTGCACATGCAATGTCAGGCGATCGCGAGAAAGCACTTACCGCTGGATGCGACGAGTACGATACTAAACCAATCGAGTTACCACGTTTACTAGAAAAAATTGAGGTTCTTCTAAGGAAAGCAAATCAATAG
- a CDS encoding SpoIIE family protein phosphatase yields the protein MENDNSTQLALISYLRHELRTPINAIIGYSEMLLEEIATDSDSFIISKLKQIFSCGIQLLTLINKHLDPANLPTNSHLSIVTVSEILPLELEPFLKIVIDCCEHLLKQATTELITDVDKIHTATQSLLSTIHNITNIVERYFQLQNIKTAQKNSYLELTTSIKKDFITDAIYLEDRQKKPAERSGHILIVDDNESNRDLLSRLIIAQGYTVTTAANGLQAIQMIKTANYDLILLDILMPEVNGYEVLQWLHEQFRHIPAIAISALDEIDSVVKCIEMGAEDYLTKPFNSILLRARIEACLEKKRLRDREVEYLAQLNSANQEITLLNKRLKAENLRLSAELEVTRKLQQMILPKDHELSQIEGLDIAGYMEPADEVGGDYYDVLQTNGRVKIGIGDVTGHGLESGVLMLMVQTAVRTLMENNETDPKKFLEVLNRTIYNNIQRMNSSKNLTLSLVDYHNGKLNLSGQHEEIIVIRSNGTLECINTINLGFPIGLEESIEGFVSQTQIQLEAGDVVVLYTDGITEAENILGVHYGLERLCEVVKQNWYKSVQEIRQIVIDDVCRHVGSHKIYDDITLVILKQK from the coding sequence ATGGAGAACGATAACTCTACACAACTGGCTTTAATTTCATATCTGCGACATGAATTACGCACGCCAATTAATGCCATCATTGGTTATAGTGAAATGTTGCTTGAAGAAATAGCAACTGACTCTGACTCATTCATAATTTCTAAATTAAAACAAATTTTTAGCTGTGGCATTCAACTTTTAACACTTATTAATAAACACCTCGATCCAGCTAATTTGCCTACTAATTCACATCTTAGTATAGTTACAGTAAGTGAAATTTTACCTCTAGAACTAGAACCTTTTTTAAAAATAGTCATTGATTGTTGCGAACATCTCTTAAAACAAGCTACAACAGAACTGATAACTGATGTAGATAAAATTCATACTGCTACTCAATCACTACTAAGCACAATTCATAACATTACTAATATAGTTGAACGTTATTTCCAGTTGCAGAATATTAAAACTGCACAGAAGAATTCTTATTTAGAGTTAACTACATCTATTAAAAAAGATTTTATCACAGATGCCATTTATTTAGAAGATCGTCAGAAAAAGCCAGCAGAACGTTCAGGACATATCTTAATTGTTGACGATAACGAAAGTAATCGTGATTTACTTTCTAGACTCATCATAGCGCAAGGTTATACTGTCACAACGGCTGCTAACGGTTTGCAAGCAATTCAAATGATTAAAACAGCAAACTATGACCTGATTCTGCTCGATATCCTTATGCCAGAAGTTAATGGATATGAGGTATTACAATGGTTGCACGAGCAATTTCGACACATCCCAGCGATCGCAATTTCAGCCTTAGATGAAATTGATAGTGTTGTTAAATGCATTGAAATGGGAGCAGAAGACTACCTGACAAAGCCTTTTAATTCAATCTTGCTACGCGCCCGCATTGAGGCTTGCTTAGAAAAAAAACGCTTGCGCGATCGCGAAGTAGAATATTTAGCTCAACTTAACAGTGCTAATCAAGAAATAACTCTTCTTAATAAACGACTTAAAGCTGAAAACCTTCGCTTGAGTGCTGAACTCGAAGTTACACGTAAATTACAGCAAATGATCTTACCTAAAGATCACGAGTTAAGTCAAATTGAAGGACTAGATATTGCTGGATATATGGAACCAGCAGACGAAGTAGGCGGCGACTACTACGACGTTTTACAAACTAATGGGCGAGTCAAAATTGGTATTGGTGATGTCACTGGGCATGGGTTAGAAAGTGGAGTTCTAATGCTCATGGTGCAAACCGCCGTAAGAACTCTTATGGAAAACAACGAAACTGACCCTAAAAAATTTCTAGAAGTTCTCAATCGGACAATTTATAATAATATTCAACGCATGAATTCTAGTAAGAATTTAACTCTTTCTTTAGTTGATTATCATAACGGTAAATTAAATTTAAGCGGGCAACACGAAGAAATTATTGTCATCCGCTCTAATGGAACTTTAGAATGCATTAACACTATAAATTTAGGCTTTCCAATAGGGCTGGAGGAAAGCATTGAAGGCTTTGTTTCCCAAACTCAAATTCAGTTAGAAGCTGGTGATGTAGTAGTACTATATACCGATGGTATTACTGAAGCTGAAAATATTTTAGGTGTTCACTACGGACTAGAAAGACTTTGTGAAGTTGTTAAGCAAAATTGGTATAAATCAGTTCAAGAAATTAGGCAAATTGTTATTGATGATGTCTGCCGGCATGTTGGTTCGCATAAAATCTATGATGATATCACTTTAGTAATTCTGAAACAAAAATAG